cgaataaattaaaaatccaTTAgcataaatcaacaaaaatggaaGTACCTGCATATCCTCTTGTAAGTCAAGTCTGTTTTTTCCTCCTCAAATGGTGGCTTGCCCACGAGAAACTCGTAGCACAAGATCCCTAATGTCCATAAATCAACTCTTTCGTCATGGGATCGACCCTCAACCATTTCCGGGGCCAAATAATCAAGTGTTCCACACATTGTTGTGCGTCTATACAAAGTAGTATGTTAGTGAAACAACTATTACAgcaacaaaaactaaaaataccTACCGTGAAGATGGAGCGTGGACTGACCAGCCGAAATCTGCTATTTTAACATCTCCATTTGCTCCCAATAGCAAGTTTTCGGGTTTAATATCGCGATGAATTACCTTACGAGCATGGCAATACATCAAGGCATCAGCTAATTGTGCCATATAATTTGCCACCCTAAAATTCAGATAATTAGTAGTCAGTTATATCTAATCTTTTGCTAAGAACAAAGCTTACGTTGGTTCCTCAAATCGCTGAAGTGGCTGTGCCATCAGGAATTTGTACATTTCCCCCTTTGATGCATACTCTAATATCAAGTATACTCGAGTTTCATCAAAAAAGTAACCATACATCCTCAAAATATTTGGAtgcctaaaaagaaaaatcgaataaTTTGCTCTCCAATCTAATGAACACATCATACCTCAAATGAGACTGTATTTCAATTTCTCTGCGTAGCTGGTGTTCCAAATGACTTTTCTGAAGCTGCGACTTGAATAAAACTTTAAGAGCTACTAcaaattttgatttcttcTCCCTAGCTAAATATACATTTCcaaattttccctttcccaATGGACGGCCAATTTCAAAGTTTTCCAAAGTCCACCTGCATTCACATGATTTAAGAGCACACACCAATAATGAACACACAAAGTCAAGAATACTTCAACTAGTAATGTAATCATCCATACTTAGGTTTTGATCTTTCATTCTCAAGTTTGACATCCGTTTTTGCTAATGGGGTAGCCGTCAAAGGCTTGGTCACGTTTTGCAAGTCCCTTAACGGTTGTTTGGTATCCATATCTAACAAAGGAATTTGTCTTTATTCAATCTTTATCAATACAacgataaatttttaattaatgcTAAATTCGACATGTAAGAAAGATCAATGTTATACCTAGTTATGACAAAAAATACAATGAGCAAGTCTACTGGGACCGGAATTGTCAACGGGAACGATGTTCCTTGTTTAAAAGTCAGAGAACATTTGTCTGTCTACTAGtcgaatttgaaatttgaacaATGACGCTAGAGGGCCGAGAGTGGCTTTTTAAACGGAAAACCCACCCTTCTAAAACTCGATTGGTCAATCACCCAACCCAAGGCCGTTTGGGAAACgatcaatatttaatttattttctacTTATTGAGTTGTATAATATTTGAgtttaaaggaaaaataaattattttaaagGTAAAATGAAGTTCCAAACGCAAATAACGAATTAACTTCAAGGTGCAATAGTTGGCAACTTCTAGGCGGATTAGCGCCCAAAGCCA
This sequence is a window from Daphnia magna isolate NIES linkage group LG7, ASM2063170v1.1, whole genome shotgun sequence. Protein-coding genes within it:
- the LOC123474710 gene encoding aurora kinase C-like yields the protein MDTKQPLRDLQNVTKPLTATPLAKTDVKLENERSKPKWTLENFEIGRPLGKGKFGNVYLAREKKSKFVVALKVLFKSQLQKSHLEHQLRREIEIQSHLRHPNILRMYGYFFDETRVYLILEYASKGEMYKFLMAQPLQRFEEPTVANYMAQLADALMYCHARKVIHRDIKPENLLLGANGDVKIADFGWSVHAPSSRRTTMCGTLDYLAPEMVEGRSHDERVDLWTLGILCYEFLVGKPPFEEEKTDLTYKRICSVDLRFPAHVTNGARDIISKLLKYQPEERLDLKSIVHHEWVQQHLTSDVKSKLPYFQSHDQIRSEV